One part of the Acidobacteriota bacterium genome encodes these proteins:
- a CDS encoding single-stranded DNA-binding protein: MSANISILGNAGRDASLKYSEKGTPVASFPIASNSFKNGPEGRVQVTHWFNVVAFGKTAETLAEHVKKGTHLLVHGRLSFSPWSTDKGEPRSGAEISLFSFEFVGSNRSDGQTDQVPTADSPEPDVPEFTGTAVPEAPVNEPFIDQF, translated from the coding sequence ATGTCAGCAAATATCTCGATACTCGGAAATGCGGGCCGCGATGCGAGCCTGAAATATTCGGAAAAGGGCACGCCGGTCGCGAGCTTTCCAATCGCTTCAAACTCGTTCAAGAACGGCCCGGAAGGGCGTGTACAGGTCACACATTGGTTCAATGTGGTTGCCTTTGGCAAGACTGCGGAGACGCTCGCCGAGCATGTAAAAAAGGGAACGCATCTGCTTGTTCACGGCAGGCTCTCGTTCAGCCCGTGGAGCACAGATAAGGGCGAGCCCAGATCAGGTGCCGAGATCTCGCTCTTCTCGTTCGAGTTTGTCGGATCGAACCGCTCGGACGGCCAAACGGACCAAGTACCTACTGCTGACAGCCCCGAGCCGGACGTTCCCGAGTTCACGGGCACGGCTGTTCCCGAGGCACCGGTCAATGAGCCGTTCATCGATCAGTTCTGA
- a CDS encoding single-stranded DNA-binding protein, producing the protein MASFSMASNSFRNSAEGRVEKTDWFRVTAFGKQAETLARYVRKGSRLYVQGRLTFNPWVDQERISTGGSRDRASGVPIPVGPAKR; encoded by the coding sequence GTGGCGAGCTTTTCAATGGCCTCGAATTCATTCAGGAACAGTGCGGAGGGACGTGTCGAGAAGACAGACTGGTTCCGCGTGACGGCATTCGGAAAGCAGGCGGAGACACTTGCTCGGTACGTGCGAAAAGGTAGTCGTCTTTACGTTCAGGGCCGTCTGACCTTTAACCCGTGGGTGGATCAGGAACGAATCTCCACAGGCGGGAGCAGAGATCGTGCTTCAGGAGTTCCAATTCCTGTCGGGCCAGCCAAGAGATGA